One Scomber japonicus isolate fScoJap1 chromosome 1, fScoJap1.pri, whole genome shotgun sequence DNA window includes the following coding sequences:
- the sord gene encoding sorbitol dehydrogenase, whose product MEQENLSVVLHSQGDLRLENRPVPEPGPNEVLLKMHSVGICGSDVHYWQHGRIGDFVLTKPMVLGHEAAGQVVKVGSAVKHLKAGDRVAIEPGVPREMDEFFKNGRYNLSPTIFFCATPPDDGNLCRYYKHSANFCYKLPDNVTFEEGALIEPLSVGIHACRRAGVTLGSTVLICGAGPIGLVCLLVAKAMGASKVIITDLSPERLTMAKECGADFQLTVKRAEGPQQLAKSVEDLLGAQPHITIECTGVESSIQTAIYATRSGGVVVLVGLGSEMATVPLINAAVREVDIRGVFRYCNTWPMAIAMLASGKVNVKPLVTHRFPLEQAVQAFETTRQGLGIKVMLKCDKHDQNP is encoded by the exons ATGGAGCAGGAAAATCTGTCCGTGGTGCTGCACTCTCAGGGAGACCTCAGACTG GAAAACCGCCCCGTCCCGGAGCCAGGACCTAATG AGGTTTTGCTCAAGATGCACTCTGTTGGAATCTGTGGATCAGATGTGCACTACTGGCAGCACGGTCGCATCGGGGACTTTGTGCTCACAAAACCTATGGTGTTGGGACATGAGGCAGCCGGGCAGGTGGTGAAAGTTGGATCAGCAGTCAAACATCTTAAAGcag gtgacaGAGTGGCGATTGAGCCAGGTGTGCCCCGCGAGATGGACGAGTTCTTCAAAAACGGGCGTTACAACCTGTCTCCTACTATCTTTTTCTGTGCCACACCACCTGATGATGGAAACTTGTGCAGATACTACAAGCACAGTGCCAACTTCTGTTACAA GTTGCCTGATAATGTGACATTTGAAGAAGGAGCTCTGATTGAGCCTCTGTCTGTGGGGATTCATGCCTGTCGCAGGGCTGGGGTAACACTCGGCAGCACTGTGCTAATTTGTGGTGcag GGCCTATTGGGTTGGTCTGTCTGCTTGTGGCCAAGGCAATGGGGGCCTCAAAGGTCATCATCAccg ACCTGTCCCCAGAACGTTTGACAATGGCCAAGGAGTGTGGTGCTGACTTCCAGCTGACAGTGAAGAGAGCTGAAGGACCCCAGCAGCTGGCCAAGAGTGTAGAAGACCTGCTGGGAGCTCAGCCACACATTACTATTGAATGCACGGGTGTTGAGAGCAGCATCCAAACTGCCATCTAT GCAACACGCTCAGGAGgtgtggtggtgctggtgggtCTTGGCTCTGAGATGGCTACTGTTCCTCTTATCAATGCAGCCGTAAGAGAAGTTGATATCAGAGGTGTCTTCCGCTACTGCAATAC CTGGCCGATGGCCATAGCCATGTTGGCATCAGGGAAAGTGAATGTGAAGCCCCTTGTGACCCATCGTTTCCCTCTGGAGCAGGCAGTCCAGGCCTTTGAGACCACACGTCAGGGTCTTGGGATAAAGGTCATGTTGAAGTGTGACAAGCATGACCAGAACCCCTGA
- the terb2 gene encoding telomere repeats-binding bouquet formation protein 2: MFRNKTAWFSSSVPQSCFNFWTLEGGILSGWRTADYLFSEDAACPDTLRVFESKDYLWNKVTVFHSSFLSACEKRQSKKSVCIGHYVLPPASVQDDVRNMLGRLIWEHEDEQSVTQGSHTCFSYQTEDEYSEDEFSNCELSDTDTSGSEDSMCYESWDYPLSNMHTGYVSMHNLQKYSGDLCDFHPGCVPCSNCNALCCLPHM; the protein is encoded by the exons atgtttCGAAATAAGACTGCCTGGTTTTCAAGTAGTGTGCCACAGTCATGTTTCAACTTCTGGA CATTGGAGGGTGGGATCCTTTCTGGTTGGAGAACAGCAGATTATCTTTTCAGTGAGGATGCGGCATGTCCTGATACTCTGAG ggtgTTTGAAAGCAAAGATTACCTGTGGAACAAGGTGACAGTTTTTCACAGCTCGTTTCTGTCTGCCTGTGAGAAGCGTCAGAGTAAAAAGTCAGTGTGCATCGGTCATTATGTGCTGCCTCCAGCATCTGTGCAGGATG ATGTCAGAAACATGCTCGGGAGGCTGATATGGGAACATGAGGATGAGCAATCTGTAACACAG GGTTCCCATACGTGTTTTAGTTACCAGACAGAAGATGAGTACAGTGAAGACGAATTCAGCAA CTGTGAACTGTCTGACACAGACACATCAGGAAGTGAAGACTCTATGTGTTATGAATCATGGGATTATCCACTCAGTAACATGCATACAG GCTATGTCAGCATGCATAACCTGCAGAAATATTCAGGTGATCTGTGTGATTTCCATCCCGGCTGTGTCCCATGCTCCAACTGTAACGCCCTTTGTTGCTTGCCACACATGTag